In Meiothermus ruber DSM 1279, the following proteins share a genomic window:
- a CDS encoding HAD family hydrolase has protein sequence MRWLTFDFDGTLADWPFRRLMRPHMEALLAEPTIRQALRREYLRRLAQGDPTKVYDWGDIHRAVREQLGLPPVFPNIAQVLAEAKLPPGLLYPDVPAGLAALRAQGYRIAVATNGLARYQQVLVDRLNITYDRLLAPDISQALKPDPAFWNPLRRESVEKIVHVGDLLSQDIWGANAAGLGAVWIWRTMPQDWRETPVLERTQRPDLASVIAARVESELEEHGLVVPVRPPTPPQPDHIVADLEELQIVLNSASTTPSPSQLCSG, from the coding sequence ATGCGCTGGCTTACCTTCGATTTTGACGGCACCCTGGCGGACTGGCCTTTTCGCCGCCTGATGCGGCCCCACATGGAGGCTTTGCTAGCAGAGCCTACCATCCGCCAGGCCCTGCGGAGGGAGTACCTGCGCCGCCTGGCCCAGGGCGACCCCACCAAGGTGTACGACTGGGGCGATATTCACCGGGCTGTGCGGGAGCAACTGGGACTTCCGCCGGTCTTCCCCAACATTGCCCAGGTGCTCGCCGAGGCGAAGCTGCCGCCAGGGCTGCTTTATCCCGATGTGCCGGCAGGTCTGGCCGCCCTGCGCGCCCAGGGTTATCGGATTGCGGTGGCCACCAACGGCCTGGCCAGGTATCAGCAGGTGTTGGTAGACAGGCTCAACATCACCTACGACCGGCTACTGGCCCCGGATATCTCGCAGGCCCTCAAGCCCGACCCGGCTTTCTGGAACCCCCTGCGCCGCGAATCGGTGGAAAAAATTGTGCACGTGGGCGATCTGCTCAGCCAGGACATCTGGGGGGCCAACGCCGCCGGCCTGGGAGCGGTCTGGATCTGGCGCACCATGCCCCAGGACTGGCGCGAAACCCCGGTGCTCGAGCGCACCCAGCGGCCTGACCTCGCCAGCGTCATCGCCGCCAGGGTAGAAAGCGAGTTAGAAGAGCACGGCCTAGTGGTTCCGGTTCGCCCCCCCACCCCACCCCAGCCCGACCACATCGTGGCCGACCTGGAAGAACTGCAGATCGTACTGAACAGCGCATCAACCACCCCCTCCCCTTCGCAGCTTTGCAGCGGGTAG
- a CDS encoding anthranilate synthase component II yields the protein MIDNYDSFTYNLVQYLGELGAQVTVWRNDRFSLQDVADLDPDGIVVSPGPCTPKEAGLSVPLIQRYAPRYPILGVCLGHQSIGEAFGAAVRRHRVIVHGKTSPILHDGSGVFAGLPTPLTATRYHSLVVEDLPDELEANAWYDEAGGRTVMGLRHRRYPTHGVQFHPESVLTEGGKQMLANFLAMA from the coding sequence ATGATTGACAACTACGACTCCTTTACCTACAACCTGGTGCAGTACCTGGGCGAACTGGGCGCCCAGGTAACCGTTTGGCGCAACGACCGCTTTAGCTTGCAGGATGTGGCCGACCTTGACCCCGACGGCATTGTGGTGAGCCCCGGCCCCTGCACGCCCAAGGAGGCCGGCCTCTCGGTGCCGCTCATCCAGCGCTACGCGCCCCGATACCCCATCCTGGGGGTCTGCCTGGGCCACCAGAGCATTGGCGAGGCCTTTGGGGCTGCGGTGCGGCGGCACCGGGTGATTGTGCACGGCAAGACCAGCCCCATCCTGCACGACGGCAGCGGGGTGTTTGCCGGCCTGCCCACCCCCCTGACGGCCACCCGCTACCACTCGTTGGTGGTGGAAGACCTGCCCGACGAACTGGAGGCCAACGCCTGGTACGACGAGGCCGGGGGCCGCACGGTGATGGGGCTGCGCCACCGCCGCTACCCCACCCACGGGGTGCAGTTTCACCCGGAATCGGTTTTGACCGAGGGGGGCAAGCAGATGCTGGCGAATTTCCTGGCGATGGCTTGA
- the trpE gene encoding anthranilate synthase component I, whose protein sequence is MPIAHLTKPTIPVKKTLLADLETPVTAYLKLSEKASPSFLLESVEGGKAWARWSFVGVGARHIWRLKEGVFTLNGRPLATQDPLRTLYQAIHRPIQPDPDLPLFWGGAVGYAAYDLIRYYERLPNQKPDLLGIPDLLFIEPEVLIVFDQFKQQLHIVAPALEDERAQALERIAWAEKKLSGPLPGVPGERAGRRVEFSQNVTQAEYEQMVEKALEYIRAGDIFQVVPSLRISAPLQVHPFAVYRALRSVNPSPYMGYLELGEVTLVSSSPESLLRSDGQRVVTRPIAGTRRRGRDAAEDQALAEELLSDEKERAEHVMLVDLSRNDLGRVCRYGSVRPRELMKVENYSHVMHIVSTVEGELCEDKTPLDALAAVLPMGTVSGAPKIRAMEIIEELEPARRGAYGGAFGYVAYDGHMDMALTLRTIVVAGGQMHIQAGAGVVYDSNPMAEYQECLNKAQAMVKAVRLAEEGL, encoded by the coding sequence ATGCCCATTGCACACCTAACCAAGCCCACCATCCCGGTCAAGAAAACCCTGCTGGCCGACCTCGAGACCCCCGTCACGGCCTACCTGAAGCTCTCGGAGAAGGCCAGTCCCAGCTTTTTGCTGGAGTCGGTGGAGGGGGGCAAGGCCTGGGCCCGCTGGAGCTTTGTGGGGGTGGGGGCCCGCCACATCTGGCGGCTGAAGGAGGGGGTTTTTACCCTGAATGGCCGGCCGCTGGCGACCCAGGATCCCCTGCGCACCCTCTACCAGGCCATCCACCGGCCCATCCAGCCCGACCCCGACCTGCCCCTGTTCTGGGGCGGTGCGGTGGGCTACGCGGCCTACGACCTCATCCGCTACTACGAGCGCCTGCCCAACCAGAAGCCCGACCTGCTGGGCATTCCCGACCTGCTGTTTATCGAGCCGGAAGTCCTGATTGTATTTGACCAGTTCAAGCAGCAGCTCCACATCGTGGCCCCGGCCCTGGAGGACGAGCGGGCCCAGGCCCTGGAGCGCATCGCCTGGGCCGAGAAGAAGCTCAGCGGGCCGCTGCCGGGGGTGCCGGGCGAACGGGCCGGGCGGCGGGTGGAGTTCAGCCAGAACGTTACCCAGGCTGAGTACGAGCAGATGGTGGAGAAAGCGCTCGAGTACATCCGGGCCGGCGACATCTTCCAGGTGGTGCCCTCGCTGCGCATCTCGGCCCCCCTGCAGGTGCACCCCTTTGCTGTCTACCGCGCCCTGCGCTCGGTGAACCCCAGCCCCTACATGGGCTACCTGGAACTGGGCGAGGTGACCCTGGTCTCGAGCAGCCCCGAGAGCCTGCTGCGCTCCGATGGGCAGCGGGTGGTGACCCGCCCCATCGCCGGAACCCGCCGGCGGGGCCGGGATGCTGCTGAAGACCAGGCCCTGGCCGAAGAGCTGCTGTCCGACGAAAAGGAGCGGGCCGAGCACGTGATGCTGGTGGACCTTTCGCGCAACGACCTGGGCCGGGTCTGCCGCTATGGCAGCGTGCGGCCCCGCGAACTTATGAAGGTGGAGAACTACTCGCACGTGATGCACATCGTCTCGACCGTGGAGGGCGAGCTCTGCGAGGACAAAACCCCGCTCGACGCCCTGGCCGCGGTCTTGCCGATGGGCACCGTCTCGGGGGCCCCCAAGATCCGGGCCATGGAGATTATCGAGGAGCTCGAGCCCGCCCGTCGGGGCGCGTACGGGGGGGCTTTTGGCTATGTGGCCTACGACGGGCACATGGACATGGCCCTGACCCTGCGAACCATCGTGGTGGCTGGTGGGCAGATGCACATCCAGGCGGGGGCGGGGGTGGTCTACGACTCCAATCCGATGGCCGAGTACCAGGAGTGCTTGAACAAGGCCCAGGCCATGGTCAAGGCGGTGCGGCTGGCCGAGGAGGGGTTGTGA
- a CDS encoding type II toxin-antitoxin system VapC family toxin, protein MYLLDTNVWIGYLKGVPPLVARIQAEPQIFISSISLGELYYGARKSQRVEANLRRVEIIRNEIPCFGVDALVAGVYGMIRADLERQGALIGPNDLWIAAIAKAHDLVLVTRNQREFARIAGLRLDDWEQA, encoded by the coding sequence ATGTATCTGCTGGACACCAACGTCTGGATCGGTTACCTGAAGGGGGTGCCGCCTTTGGTCGCGCGCATACAGGCTGAGCCCCAAATTTTCATCAGCAGCATCAGCCTGGGGGAGCTGTACTACGGGGCCCGCAAAAGCCAGCGGGTGGAGGCCAACCTCAGGCGGGTGGAGATCATCCGCAACGAAATACCCTGCTTCGGAGTGGATGCGCTGGTGGCAGGGGTATACGGGATGATTCGGGCCGACCTCGAGCGCCAGGGTGCGCTGATTGGCCCCAACGACCTGTGGATTGCGGCCATTGCCAAAGCCCACGACCTGGTGCTGGTCACGCGCAACCAGCGTGAGTTTGCCCGTATAGCGGGATTACGACTGGACGACTGGGAGCAGGCATGA
- a CDS encoding CopG family transcriptional regulator: protein MPQVQTYLKEATYRILEQRAKARGMKLSELLREMIESQVVPRRSAAFLALAGSWEGDLERPPQGPFEEREGL, encoded by the coding sequence ATGCCGCAGGTGCAGACCTATCTAAAAGAAGCGACCTACCGCATCCTCGAGCAGAGGGCCAAGGCCCGGGGTATGAAGCTCTCCGAGCTGTTGCGCGAGATGATCGAGTCGCAGGTTGTACCGCGACGCTCGGCGGCTTTCCTGGCCCTGGCGGGAAGCTGGGAGGGCGACCTCGAGCGCCCCCCGCAGGGGCCGTTCGAGGAACGGGAAGGGCTGTGA
- a CDS encoding chorismate mutase, with product MSVEGGVGRRWEAARKGGVEMGSLEDIRLQINAIDARIVVLLAQRARLAKEAARLGQSPVPLESKDRQEQIIQHVRYMAEHQGLSPNVAERIYRAILGEFAAMEKREAGL from the coding sequence GTGAGCGTGGAAGGCGGGGTTGGGCGGCGGTGGGAAGCCGCGCGCAAAGGAGGGGTTGAGATGGGAAGCCTCGAGGACATTCGCCTGCAAATTAACGCCATTGACGCCCGGATTGTGGTACTGCTGGCCCAGCGGGCGCGGCTGGCTAAAGAAGCGGCCCGGCTAGGGCAAAGCCCGGTGCCTCTTGAGTCAAAAGACCGGCAGGAACAGATCATCCAGCACGTGCGCTATATGGCCGAGCACCAGGGCTTATCGCCCAATGTGGCCGAGCGCATCTACCGCGCCATCCTGGGGGAGTTTGCGGCCATGGAAAAGCGGGAGGCAGGACTGTGA